The Oceanicaulis alexandrii DSM 11625 genomic interval AGCAACACAGCGGCGCCTGCCAGGCCCGACAGGCGGCGCTTGAGGCTGAGAGGGGAGAATTCCTTCAAGCCATAGGCGATCAGGCTGAGCGAGAAGAGATAGGCGCCCAGAACAATGCCGATCAACCGCGCATCATGCAGCGGGTAGGGATAGGCGACGAGCCCGCGGGACGTCTCGATCAGGAGCTGCGCGCCCAGGCTGGCGCTCATCACGGCGAGAATAATCGGCGTTTCCCGATCTTCCGCCCTGGCGGCCATGGCCAGAAACACGAGAACGCCCAGAATGAACACGCCGAGCATGATCAGTCCGGGCCAGTAATAGCTCAGAATATCAGCTGTGGGAGAGCCGTACTCGTCCAGAAACAGGCCTTGCATCGGCGCTCTCAGGGTCAGAAAGCCGTGATGGCTGGACAGGTGCAGATCCAGCGTGTTCTCGCCCGCCACAAATAGGTCGCGCGGGGCGTGGGCGGCGTAATCGATGCGTCCGGGACGTTCTGACGCCCGGTCTGGTCCGGGCTGGCCGTTGGCGCCGATCTTCACCCCGTTCAGATGCAATTCGCTGGCGGCGAGGCCTGAAATGAAGACGCCTTTGGGCCCGGAGGTGTCGATCCAGTCCTGATCGACGGTGAAAGTCAGTCGCGCCCAGAGGTCCCGGCCTTGCGGATCAAGGGCGTAAAACCGGCCGGGTTCGCACGTGGACGCATCGAAAGTCGGCGGCGAGGCTTGTTGAGCTTCGACAGGGCAGACCACCATGGGAAGGCCGCTGAGATTGATGGCCTGGCGTGCGTGCGCGCCAGACGGCAGGGCGAGCCCAATCAGCAGCGCCAATGCAAGGGGGAGCAGGGTGTGCGCTTGGATCTTCAACTGGGCTCTCTCCGGGCGCCGTTCACCGATCAGGCCGCGCCGCTGACCGAAGCGCGCCTGACACAGGGCGCTGATCAGACCAACCATGCTCCTTGCCCCGCCGCAAGAGCGGGATGATGGCATAATGGAGAAACACATGCGGTCAGGCTTGTTTGCAATCGTTTCCGCTCTGGCGCTGACAGGCGCCGCTCAGGCGGAAGATCCCATAACCTTCACCAGTAATGCCGGCGACAGCGTCGAGGCGTATCAAGGCGCGTTCCAGGCGCCCGAAAACCGCAATGATCCGGACAGCCGGATGATCGAGATCGGTTATGTGCGCTTCCCGGCGCTGGAGGGCGCGAATGGTCCGCCCATCGTCTACCTCGCCGGCGGGCCGGGCGGCTCGGGAACCGGGACGGCGCGCGCGCAGCGTTTCGAGCTGTTCATGCAGATGCGTCAGCATGGCGATGTGATCGCCTTTGATCAGCGCGGCACGGGCCTGTCGAGCAATGACCTGCCCCGTTGCGTGTCCCACGTGGCCGTGCCGGACACCGAACCCACAACCGACGCCGAGTTTGCGGAGGCCTATCGTCAGGCCGCGCTGGAATGCCGGATGTTCTGGCATGAGCAAGGTGTGGAGATCGACGGCTACACCACGGCGCAAAGCGTCGCGGATATTTCCGATCTGCGCGCCCATCTGGGCGCAGAGCAGGTGACGCTGTGGGGTATTTCCTATGGCACGCATCTGGCCATGGCGGCGCTCAAAACGATACCCGACGAAATTGATCGCGCCATCCTGGCCAGTGCGGAAGGTCTCGACCAGACCGTGAAAATGCCATCACAGACAGAGGCTTACATTGAAAGGCTACAATCAGCCGTGAACACGCAGCCAGCGGCGGCCGCGGCCTATCCGGATATTGCGGGCCTGATGGCGCGGGTGCACGCCAAGCTCGAGGCCGAGCCCATGATGATCCAGGTGCAGACCCGTGACGGCGTGCATCCGTTCTTGCTGCAACGTCGGGACTTGCAACAGATGACCTCGGGCCTGATCGCGGACCCCGGTTCGGCGGCCATCGCGCTGGCGATGTATGCAGAGCTCGATCAGGCGGGTAGTGCAAACCTCGCCGCGGCTCTGATCGGCCGGTATTATGATCTGGGCGAACCGATCAGCCTCAGCCCGATGTCGACTGCGATGGACCTGGCGTCCGGCATCACCGATGCGCGGCTGGCGCAGGTGGAGGCAGAAGCGCAAACCGCGCTTCTGGGCGCGTATCTGAATTTTCCCATGCCGCAGCTGAACCGCCTCTGGGACGGGCTGGATCTGGGCGACGGGTTTCGCGCCGCGCCGCAGGGCGATACGCCGATCCTGCTGCTGTCCGGCACGCTGGATGGCCGCACCTATCCGGACAGTCAACGCGCCGCTCTGGCGGGCATGAGCGATTTGGACTGGGTGATCGTCGAGAACGCAGGCCACAACCTCTACATGACGACGCCTGAGGTTCATGCGGTCATGCACGCCTTCATGGCGGGCGAGGATGTGGATGGCGCACGGATCACGGCGCCGTTGCCGGACCTGACCGAACTGCCGTTCTAGGGGAGCGGAAACAAAAACGGGCGGCTCGTTGAGCCGCCCGCCTTGTCTTGTCGTAAGGGTAAGAGGCTTATTCGCCCTCTCCCTCTTCGCCCGGAACCGGGAAGCCCCGGTCACGCATCAGCGGCTCGACGGTGGCGTCGCGGCCGCGGAACTGGCGATAGGCCTCGGCCGGATCAATCGAGTTGCGCGGTGCGAACAGGTACTGAACCATGCGTTCGGCGACTTCGGCGTCGTAGAATCCGCCCGGCGCTTCGGCGAAGGCTTCCGCCGCGTCAGAGGTCAGAACGTCCGCCCACATATAGCCGTAATAACCCGCCGAATAGCCTTCGCCGGAGAAGATGTGGCCGAAGTGCGGGGTGCGGTGACGCATGGGCAGCTCGTCGGGCATGCCCAGACGCTCCAGCGTTTCCCGCTCGAACGCGTCAGGGTCGATGCCTTCAGGGTCGGCGGTGTGGAAGTACATGTCCACAAGCGCCGAGGCGAGATACTCGGTGGTCGCAAAGCCCTGGTTGAAGGTCGAGGCGGCGCGGATGCGAGCCACCAGATCATCAGGCATCGGCTCGCCGGTTTCGGCGTGACGCAGATAGTTCTCGATCACCGGCTCGGTCAGCACCCAGCGCTCCAGAAGCTGGGACTGGAACTCGGTATAGTCGCGCACGCCGCCATTCAGCGACGGATAGGCGACATTCGAGGACAGGGCGTGCAGCGCGTGACCCATTTCGTGGAAGAAGGTCGTCGCATCGTCAAAGCTGATCAGCACAG includes:
- a CDS encoding LytTR family DNA-binding domain-containing protein, whose translation is MVGLISALCQARFGQRRGLIGERRPERAQLKIQAHTLLPLALALLIGLALPSGAHARQAINLSGLPMVVCPVEAQQASPPTFDASTCEPGRFYALDPQGRDLWARLTFTVDQDWIDTSGPKGVFISGLAASELHLNGVKIGANGQPGPDRASERPGRIDYAAHAPRDLFVAGENTLDLHLSSHHGFLTLRAPMQGLFLDEYGSPTADILSYYWPGLIMLGVFILGVLVFLAMAARAEDRETPIILAVMSASLGAQLLIETSRGLVAYPYPLHDARLIGIVLGAYLFSLSLIAYGLKEFSPLSLKRRLSGLAGAAVLLLAPVALARGFDGKTWTTLALAFGLVALIAGYAAWKGRRDVWPNVVGFSFAMVLAVFTQSHFIDLHLYWLGALFLIALFVRQALTLIREQARRRAETRRAEALDAALALAQQASEPAVLTLESAGRTDYVRTEEIIRIQGAGDYVDLVYADGRTVLYTLTLTALEQLLPPTFLRVHRSHIVNTAHVERLEREPGGGGRLVMTGEIEVPVSRRIMPRVKTALSQAGAASAATIAV
- a CDS encoding alpha/beta fold hydrolase, translating into MRSGLFAIVSALALTGAAQAEDPITFTSNAGDSVEAYQGAFQAPENRNDPDSRMIEIGYVRFPALEGANGPPIVYLAGGPGGSGTGTARAQRFELFMQMRQHGDVIAFDQRGTGLSSNDLPRCVSHVAVPDTEPTTDAEFAEAYRQAALECRMFWHEQGVEIDGYTTAQSVADISDLRAHLGAEQVTLWGISYGTHLAMAALKTIPDEIDRAILASAEGLDQTVKMPSQTEAYIERLQSAVNTQPAAAAAYPDIAGLMARVHAKLEAEPMMIQVQTRDGVHPFLLQRRDLQQMTSGLIADPGSAAIALAMYAELDQAGSANLAAALIGRYYDLGEPISLSPMSTAMDLASGITDARLAQVEAEAQTALLGAYLNFPMPQLNRLWDGLDLGDGFRAAPQGDTPILLLSGTLDGRTYPDSQRAALAGMSDLDWVIVENAGHNLYMTTPEVHAVMHAFMAGEDVDGARITAPLPDLTELPF